The following proteins come from a genomic window of Bos mutus isolate GX-2022 chromosome 21, NWIPB_WYAK_1.1, whole genome shotgun sequence:
- the CPLX3 gene encoding complexin-3, with product MAFMVKTMVGGQLKNLTGSLGGGEDKGDGDKSAAEAQGMSREEYEEYQKQLVEEKMERDAQFTQRKAERATLRSHFRDKYRLPKNETDESQIQMAGGDVELPRELAKMIEEDTEEEEERASVLGQLASLPGLDLGSLKDKAQSTLGDLKQSAEKCHIM from the exons ATGGCGTTCATGGTGAAGACCATGGTGGGCGGCCAGCTGAAGAACCTCACTGGGAGCCTGGGGGGCGGCGAGGACAAGGGGGACGGGGACAAGTCGGCCGCCGAAGCGCAGGGCATGAGCCGAGAGGAGTATGAGGAGTATCAGAAGCAACTGGTGGAAGAGAA GATGGAGCGGGACGCGCAGTTCACGCAGAGGAAGGCAGAGCGGGCCACGCTGCGGAGCCACTTCCGAGACAAATATCGGCTGCCCAAG AACGAGACAGACGAGAGCCAGATCCAGATGGCAGGTGGAGATGTGGAGCTGCCCCGGGAGCTGGCCAAGATGATTGAGGAggacacagaggaggaggaggagagggcctCGGTCCTTGGGCAGCTGGCCAGCCTCCCTGGCTTGGACCTCGGCTCACTCAAGGACAAGGCCCAGAGCACATTGGGGGACCTCAAGCAATCAGCTGAGAAGTGCCACATCATGTGA
- the LMAN1L gene encoding protein ERGIC-53-like, with protein sequence MRVVRGLDPLLCLLLLVLLDPHSPEMGHLPQRRFEYKLSFKGPRLALPGVGIPFWSHHGDAIPGLEEVRLAPSMRNRSGAVWSTNPVLFPAWEVEIQMRVTGPGRWGAQGMGVWYTRGRGQVGPVLGEPDLGDGIGILFDSSAQDPQNSPAIYVLARDRHTLYEPLGDGGSLLLGSCRQDFRNRPYPFRARITYWGQRLRVSLNSGLTPSDPDEVCVDVGPLLLAPGGFFGVSAATSILADDHDVLSFLTFSLWEPGPEPPSQPFLETEQLRLAKQLEGLQARLGLGTKEDMTPELNYGVWEEGEQSFGLEETLHRHSQILQALQGLSKHLMQAERQWKQQLGSPGHIRPEGGWDSAKVSALLRGQRTLLQDLQEMRDAAAHMASRAQVFYLPVGTKHHFSELAQILSLLQKDLRGPARAAAKDPRSPGRSPRVSSCLQPGIFLFFLFIQTVGFFCYVHFRWKLDKGLQDYLSTCSLPLSSTPQIPRVLGALRRQPFSPSIQAITLISEDFNFFQMVTGSGLQAGKEAQGWLDCQKTRYPIGLNSGLCVKLFGQLLGRRVGKKCPAELGMEGGTLGRRE encoded by the exons ATGAGGGTGGTCCGTGGCCTGGATCCCTtgctctgccttctcctccttgTACTCCTGGACCCCCACAGCCCCGAGATGGGCCATCTGCCTCAGCGAAGATTTGAGTACAAGCTCAGCTTCAAAGGACCGAGGCTGGCATTGCCTGGGGTTGGAATACCCTTCTGGAGCCATCACGGAG ATGCCATCCCGGGCCTGGAGGAAGTACGGCTGGCCCCATCCATGCGGAACCGGAGTGGCGCCGTGTGGAGTACAAACCCCGTCCTCTTCCCTGCCTGGGAGGTGGAGATACAGATGAGGGTGACCGGGCCGGGGCGCTGGGGAGCCCAGGGCATG GGCGTGTGGTACACCCGGGGCAGGGGCCAGGTAGGCCCTGTACTGGGGGAGCCGGACTTGGGGGACGGCATTGGGATCCTCTTCGACTCCTCAGCCCAAGATCCCCAG AACAGCCCTGCCATCTATGTGCTGGCCAGAGACAGGCACACTCTCTACGAGCCGCTTGG GGATGGAGGCAGCCTGCTGCTGGGCTCCTGCCGCCAGGACTTCCGGAACCGGCCGTACCCCTTCAGAGCACGGATCACCTACTGGGGGCAGAGGCTGCGT GTGTCCTTGAACAGCGGCCTCACTCCCAGTGACCCAGATGAGGTCTGTGTTGATGTGGGGCCCTTGCTTTTGGCCCCCGGAGGTTTCTTTGGGGTCTCGGCGGCCACGAGTATCCTGGCAG ATGACCATGATGTCCtgtccttcctgaccttcagtctGTGGGAACCGGGTCCAGAG CCTCCCTCACAGCCCTTCCTGGAGACGGAGCAGCTCCGCCTGGCAAAGCAGCTGGAAGGGCTGCAGGCAAGGCTGGGCCTGGGCACCAAGGAAGACATGACTCCAGAGCTGAACTATGGAGTCTGGGAAGAGG GGGAACAAAGCTTCGGCCTGGAGGAGACACTGCACAGACACAGCCAGATCCTTCAGGCCCTCCAGGGCCTCTCCAAGCACTTGATGCAGGCTGAGCGGCAATGGAAGCAGCAGCTGGGGTCCCCAGGCCACATCAGGCCTGAAGGAGGCTGG GACTCAGCCAAGGTCAGTGCCCTACTCCGTGGACAGCGGACTCTGCTGCAAGACCTGCAAGAGATGAG GGATGCAGCTGCTCACATGGCCTCAAGAGCCCAGGTCTTCTACCTGCCTGTGGGCACCAAGCATCATTTCTCAGAGCTGGCCCAGATCCTGAGCCTCCTGCAGAAGGACCTGCGGGGCCCAGCG AGAGCAGCAGCCAAGGACCCTCGCTCACCTGGCAGGTCCCCAAGGGTTTCCTCGTGCCTGCAGCCTGGCATCTTCCTGTTCTTCCTCTTCATCCAGACTGTAGGCTTCTTCTGCTATGTACACTTCAGGTGG AAGCTGGACAAGGGCCTTCAGGACTATTTGTCCACATGCAGCCTTCCTCTGAGTTCTACACCACAAATCCCTAGGGTCTTGGGGGCTCTTCGGAGGCAGCCCTTCTCCCCCAGCATACAGGC TATCACCTTAATCTCTGAAGACTTCAACTTCTTCCAGATGGTCACTGGGAGTGGGCTCCAAGCAGGCAAGGAGGCCCAGGGCTGGCTTGACTGCCAAAAAACCAGATACCCCATAGGCCTGAACTCAGGACTATG cGTCAAGCTCTTTGGGCAGCTGCTAGGGCGGCGGGTTGGAAAGAAG TGCCCAGCGGAGCTTGGCATGGAAGGAGGCACGTTGGGGAGGCGGGAGTGA
- the CSK gene encoding tyrosine-protein kinase CSK produces the protein MSAIQAAWPSGTECIAKYNFHGTAEQDLPFCKGDVLTIVAVTKDPNWYKAKNKVGREGIIPANYVQKREGVKAGTKLSLMPWFHGKITREQAERLLCPPETGLFLVRESTNYPGDYTLCVSCDGKVEHYRIMYHASKLSIDEEVYFENLMQLVEHYTSDADGLCTRLIKPKVMEGTVAAQDEFFRSGWALNMKDLKLLQTIGKGEFGDVMLGDYRGNKVAVKCIKNDATAQAFLAEASVMTQLRHSNLVQLLGVIVEEKSGLYIVTEYMAKGSLVDYLRSRGRSVLGGDCLLKFSLDVCEAMEYLEGNNFVHRDLAARNVLVSEDNVAKVSDFGLTKEASSTQDTGKLPVKWTAPEALREKKFSTKSDVWSFGILLWEIYSFGRVPYPRIPLKDVVPRVEKGYKMDAPDGCPPAVYEVMKNCWHLDAATRPSFLQLREQLERIKTHELHL, from the exons ATGTCGGCAATTCAG GCTGCCTGGCCATCCGGTACAGAATGTATTGCCAAGTACAACTTTCACGGCACTGCTGAGCAAGACCTTCCCTTCTGCAAAGGAGACGTGCTCACCATTGTGGCTGTCACCAAG GACCCCAATTGGTACAAAGCCAAGAACAAGGTGGGCCGTGAGGGCATCATCCCAGCCAACTATGTCCAGAAGCGGGAGGGTGTGAAGGCAGGCACCAAGCTCAGCCTCATGCC CTGGTTCCATGGCAAGATCACGCGGGAACAGGCAGAGCGGCTCCTGTGCCCACCAGAGACAGGCCTGTTCCTGGTGCGGGAGAGCACCAACTACCCCGGGGACTACACGCTGTGCGTGAGCTGTGACGGCAAGGTGGAGCATTACCGCATCATGTACCACGCCAGCAAGCTCAGCATCGATGAAGAGGTGTACTTTGAGAACCTCATGCAGCTGGTGGAG CACTACACCTCAGATGCAGATGGCCTCTGTACTCGCCTCATCAAGCCAAAGGTCATGGAGGGCACTGTGGCCGCCCAGGATGAGTTCTTCCGCA GTGGCTGGGCGCTGAACATGAAGGACCTGAAGCTGCTGCAGACCATAGGGAAGGGGGAGTTTGGAG ACGTGATGCTGGGTGACTACCGAGGGAACAAAGTCGCTGTCAAGTGCATTAAGAACGATGCCACTGCACAGGCCTTCCTGGCTGAAGCCTCCGTCATGAC GCAACTCCGGCATAGCAACCTGGTACAGCTTCTGGGCGTGATCGTGGAGGAGAAGAGCGGGCTGTACATCGTTACCGAGTACATGGCCAAG GGGAGTCTAGTGGACTACCTGCGGTCTCGGGGTCGGTCGGTGCTTGGCGGAGACTGTCTCCTCAAGTTCTCACT AGACGTCTGTGAGGCCATGGAATACCTGGAGGGCAACAACTTCGTGCATCGGGATCTGGCTGCCCGCAACGTGCTGGTGTCTGAGGACAATGTGGCCAAAGTCAGCGACTTCGGCCTCACCAAGGAGGCCTCCAGCACCCAGGACACGGGCAAGCTGCCGGTCAAGTGGACAGCCCCCGAGGCCCTAAGAGAGAAG AAATTCTCCACCAAGTCTGATGTGTGGAGTTTCGGGATCCTTCTCTGGGAAATCTACTCTTTCGGGCGAGTGCCTTATCCAAGAATT CCCCTGAAGGACGTCGTCCCACGGGTGGAGAAGGGCTACAAGATGGATGCCCCCGACGGCTGCCCACCTGCAGTCTACGAGGTCATGAAGAACTGCTGGCACCTGGATGCCGCCACGCGGCCCTCCTTCCTGCAGCTCCGCGAGCAGCTCGAGCGCATCAAGACCCACGAGCTGCACCTGTGA